Below is a genomic region from Macadamia integrifolia cultivar HAES 741 unplaced genomic scaffold, SCU_Mint_v3 scaffold1971, whole genome shotgun sequence.
TACATGTTGGAGTGTGTGTTGAAGCAGTACAAGAGTGGTAAGGGTGGAGATAATGGACTGAAAAAGGAGCAGTTCATTGCAATTGCCAACCAACTGAAGGAGAAATTTTTTACTAGTTACGACTGTGAACAAGTGAGAAACCACTTCCGGATTTAgaagcaaaggcttagagcattgagtgacctacagaagcaaagtggattgggttggaatgcatctgatatgagatttgatgctcctcaacacttctggaatgattatagggtataatgggattctttaaattgttctttctatataattgtgcgttttttgtttcttacttacaacataagcacattgacattgtcctttatattgctagaaaaaagaacaaaagtattggaaggaacatagtgtgctcccaattcaccttgaagttggagctttgctaaGGAAAGAGATGGCAACTGGGAATGATTCAACAGTCCCCTCTGAAGCTGCCACTGAAGTTATGATGGACATGACAGGTACTCATGTTGAGGGAATAGGGAACAATGATGGTGTTGACTATGAacatattgaagaagaagaaagtgttccttccacTCCCATTGGTAGTACCAGCCGTTCGCGAGGAAGACCTCGTGGGTCCATCAATAGTggcagagaaaagaggaagaagggtgtagctgaaaaggtggtaagtccaTTGAAACAGATTGCTAACTCAATCGAGAAGATGGTAATGAGTGAATCTCAGACTGAATTTGGGAGAACCATTATAGATGCTGTTGATGCCATTCCAGAcctcaattttcaacaaaagtttaaggccaaggaatatttcatggccaagcggaattctgccattatcttcttgggaacaaaagtagaagataggcgaaatctgcttgagatgtacttgccagagattgagaagaattgaggtgaTAAAAGTAAGTGTTTGGATGGATATCCGACAATGGTTTTATTGAGCAATTGAAAATGTATCTGTTTGGTTTAAGTAACTTTTTGGTTTATGTTAAGTCTGTGACAATGGATTAAATGTAGTATTAAGACAGGTTAAGACAATGGTACTTCATATGTTTCTATCTGAATGATTTCAAGGTTTAAATATGGACAACATCATTCTTATTTGTCCatttatattttggtttatttggTATGGTATAAATAGGGAGCGCATAGGAAGccaatttatttggtttatgtgccattgaagtctcctattttttgtccatCACACTCAGATGGGGGGTGTACTTAAtagtattttctatgcatacagactattgaaaatgtttgtgttaactTACAGATGACATCGAATATATCCGCTTGTGATATTGCAAAGTGTGATTATTGTGGGAAAAGTTGCTCAGTTTTCACTTCTAAGTCAGGGTCacatgttggaaggaaattttttaaatgttcaatgaattgccacttcttcatgtgggttgaCCATCTTAAGATGTGTGACTGTGGGAACGGTCAGTGTAAGGTCAGAACTGCGAAAACAAGTGCAAATTATGGTCGATATTTTTGGTGCTGTCCACAATCAACTGGggtatgaattttttaaattttttgtttaatttaa
It encodes:
- the LOC122065308 gene encoding uncharacterized protein LOC122065308; this encodes MRFDAPQHFWNDYRKKEQKYWKEHSVLPIHLEVGALLRKEMATGNDSTVPSEAATEVMMDMTGTHVEGIGNNDGVDYEHIEEEESVPSTPIGSTSRSRGRPRGSINSGREKRKKGVAEKVVSPLKQIANSIEKMVMSESQTEFGRTIIDAVDAIPDLNFQQKFKAKEYFMAKRNSAIIFLGTKVEDRRNLLEMYLPEIEKN